One Sodalis praecaptivus DNA segment encodes these proteins:
- a CDS encoding FeoC-like transcriptional regulator, with amino-acid sequence MSGLMQLRDALELMGQADARALSLRLRLPQAMAAAMLERLEMMGQAERVTGDDTAAGACRACSRSARCRLPCYRLRSPAA; translated from the coding sequence GTGTCTGGACTGATGCAGCTGCGCGACGCGCTGGAATTGATGGGCCAAGCGGACGCCCGCGCGCTGAGCCTGCGCCTGCGGCTGCCCCAGGCGATGGCCGCGGCGATGCTGGAACGGTTGGAGATGATGGGCCAGGCCGAGCGGGTGACCGGCGACGATACAGCCGCCGGCGCCTGCCGCGCCTGTTCGCGTAGCGCCCGCTGCCGGCTGCCCTGCTATCGATTGCGTTCGCCGGCCGCTTAG